One window of the Romeriopsis navalis LEGE 11480 genome contains the following:
- the cmx8 gene encoding type I-MYXAN CRISPR-associated protein Cmx8 gives MAKTKIKQKQEVTQLTLKYRLAELPSSQHRAGLAGLILVMQWLKRQNAFQQKVKDGMICKLLQFDDDGAAIELNQDGVACLFDEIYAATKEEQRRNQPLKNKQKEIIPPLREEEYDEVDAKGKTKKKKAYIYPVDVPRGSFLADASFDQSSDGKNGLWVKLWRDMVWSILRGVPATRKPFQLRADGLPADDAVSVWKQLLKPDDFTVDLPSTYFLGAQAYNAENIGFKDRARFQFLLHFWLFAAQIYVPAVVDNEGKRNFVGYAIAIPDIARLEWFCDELPMLMRDRSPQPSGYRPREAVVDLALESALDMMKRLGERLSLASGDQSTADAVFGIDVIHTEKQGNNVRLLSMARLDPDDLMNDEYTQIRQGFWSPLFRRQCLLNLVNHSPWYEGFDALLCTLSYERSLKDEYFKRDVRIKLEDMIKETQQMTDSDPNVSIEPMIFQLVKNYVNRKLKGKYSLEWEKNWSKLKSDELSAQPGYKDYSDKKTKIAKSAFLDIRSRTEQEDFINYFVSTLCSVPQNMKPEAFVALTQALYQDTEKVRTLTLLALSANS, from the coding sequence TTGGCTAAGACAAAAATAAAACAGAAACAAGAAGTTACTCAGTTAACACTGAAGTATCGCCTGGCTGAATTACCTTCATCACAGCATCGAGCAGGCTTGGCCGGTTTAATACTCGTCATGCAATGGTTAAAACGTCAAAATGCTTTTCAGCAGAAGGTTAAAGACGGGATGATTTGTAAGTTACTGCAGTTTGATGATGATGGTGCGGCAATTGAGCTGAATCAAGATGGAGTTGCTTGCCTATTTGATGAAATTTATGCGGCCACTAAAGAGGAGCAAAGACGAAACCAGCCGCTCAAGAATAAGCAAAAAGAGATTATCCCTCCATTACGCGAAGAAGAATATGACGAGGTAGATGCAAAAGGGAAAACGAAGAAGAAGAAAGCCTATATCTATCCAGTCGATGTTCCACGTGGCTCTTTCCTCGCTGATGCATCCTTCGATCAAAGCTCAGATGGTAAAAATGGTCTTTGGGTAAAGTTATGGCGTGATATGGTCTGGAGTATCCTGAGGGGCGTGCCCGCGACCCGCAAACCATTTCAGCTAAGAGCTGATGGGTTGCCAGCTGATGATGCAGTCTCTGTATGGAAGCAATTGCTAAAGCCAGACGACTTTACTGTAGATCTGCCAAGCACTTATTTCTTAGGGGCACAGGCATATAACGCGGAGAATATAGGTTTTAAGGATCGAGCAAGATTCCAATTTTTGCTCCATTTCTGGTTATTTGCGGCCCAAATTTATGTGCCTGCCGTTGTTGATAACGAAGGTAAACGTAACTTTGTTGGATACGCGATCGCGATTCCTGACATTGCGAGATTAGAGTGGTTCTGTGATGAATTGCCAATGCTTATGCGAGACCGCTCACCGCAACCCTCAGGATATCGGCCACGTGAAGCAGTCGTTGATCTTGCACTAGAAAGTGCACTCGATATGATGAAGCGCCTAGGGGAGCGATTATCGCTTGCCAGCGGCGACCAATCAACTGCTGATGCCGTTTTTGGGATAGATGTTATCCATACAGAAAAACAAGGAAATAATGTCCGTCTACTGAGTATGGCTCGACTCGATCCTGATGATCTGATGAATGATGAATATACTCAGATTCGTCAGGGTTTTTGGAGTCCGCTATTCCGACGACAGTGCCTACTGAATTTGGTGAACCATTCGCCTTGGTATGAGGGATTTGATGCTTTGCTCTGCACGCTTTCCTATGAGCGAAGTTTGAAAGACGAGTATTTTAAGCGAGATGTACGTATAAAACTTGAGGACATGATTAAGGAAACACAACAGATGACTGATTCTGACCCCAACGTTAGTATTGAGCCGATGATTTTCCAGCTTGTTAAGAATTACGTTAATCGTAAGCTAAAAGGTAAATATAGCTTGGAATGGGAAAAAAACTGGTCCAAATTAAAGTCTGATGAATTATCAGCTCAGCCGGGTTACAAAGATTATTCAGACAAAAAAACAAAAATTGCGAAGTCCGCATTTTTAGATATCCGTAGTCGTACAGAGCAAGAAGACTTCATCAACTATTTCGTCTCAACGCTCTGTTCTGTTCCTCAGAATATGAAGCCTGAAGCATTCGTAGCACTGACCCAAGCCTTGTATCAAGATACCGAAAAAGTCCGGACACTGACGTTGTTGGCACTTTCCGCCAATAGCTAA
- the cas5 gene encoding CRISPR-associated protein Cas5 — protein sequence MEYLWLRIRAPFAAFRAFQAGVYRSTSPIMPPSAAFGLVLNLASIEMRDSTPGVTTLIRQDLPCLNLAIGTPCYETESDEVIPVTESAVSTLYQQLHSYPVGASGKELKLRTHGAKYWITPVRREVLVGLDMILGVQAEQEILERVQLGLKGQLNESRYGLPFAGDNSFLFDQIDIMDEPPLTRWYLRMQPDDRPRRGSYRLTVGINRADNSKTSSFLYAPMENAVHSPPELAWTWTPRMPETVEVAQ from the coding sequence ATGGAATATCTATGGTTACGCATTCGGGCACCTTTTGCCGCCTTTCGTGCTTTTCAAGCCGGTGTTTATCGTTCTACAAGCCCTATCATGCCCCCGTCCGCAGCATTTGGGTTAGTTTTGAATTTAGCCAGCATAGAGATGCGCGATTCTACTCCTGGTGTAACAACGTTAATTCGTCAGGATCTACCTTGTTTGAACTTAGCTATTGGTACTCCTTGCTATGAAACCGAGAGTGATGAAGTAATCCCAGTAACGGAAAGTGCTGTTTCCACGCTTTATCAGCAATTACATAGTTATCCCGTCGGTGCATCGGGAAAAGAATTGAAGTTGCGTACGCATGGAGCCAAATATTGGATTACTCCGGTAAGGCGTGAAGTTTTAGTTGGATTAGATATGATTTTGGGTGTTCAGGCAGAGCAAGAAATCTTAGAACGGGTTCAACTGGGGCTCAAGGGCCAGCTCAATGAATCCCGATATGGGTTGCCATTCGCTGGGGATAACAGTTTCCTGTTTGACCAAATTGACATCATGGATGAACCGCCTTTGACTCGTTGGTATTTACGAATGCAGCCAGACGATCGTCCGAGACGAGGTTCGTATCGCCTGACTGTAGGCATTAATCGTGCAGATAATAGTAAAACTAGTAGTTTTCTGTATGCGCCAATGGAAAATGCTGTACATTCCCCCCCGGAATTAGCTTGGACATGGACCCCCAGAATGCCAGAAACAGTGGAAGTTGCTCAATAA